In Sphingomonas sp. G-3-2-10, a single window of DNA contains:
- a CDS encoding alpha-glucuronidase family glycosyl hydrolase, translating into MRLLFVVMTLFAALIAAAPRTDARSLPSSPQTATIPANEDGYDLWLRYRPVDPASRPAYAAAFASIVRHGNSPTIDAAVAELQRGALGMLGRELQVSEEDALGGAVIIGTPATSRFVASLKLPLAGLGAEGFAIRSVAMHGRVSIVIAANSDIGVLYGVFRFLQQIQTRQKLNGIDITDSPKLQVRILNHWDNLDRYVERGYAGQSLWDWQKLPGYKDPRYTDYARANASIGINGVVLTNVNANAEILKPEWLVKVRALAEVFRPYGIRVYLTARFSAPIEIGGLKTADPLDPAVAAWWKAKADEIYRVIPDFGGFLVKANSEGQPGPGDYKRSHADGANMLADAVAPHGGIVMWRAFVYSAENAEDRAKQAYADFQPLDGTFRDNVIVQVKNGAIDFQPREPFHPLFGAMPRTPLMMEFQITKEYLGFATHLAYLGPMWEEVLQSDTFRPREGVTVADTLDTPVRPGAVTGMAGVANIGTDRNWSGSQFDQANWYAFGRFAWDPDSKSDAIARDWARMTWSDDPATVGAIVAMMGGSREAVVDYMTPLGLAHLMATGHHYGPGPWVANLARPEWNPAYYHRAGKDGIGFDRTKTGSDALSQYADPLAKRWGNPETTPENLLLWFHHVPWDRKMTSGRTLWEELLAHYDRGVASVAAMQARWEEQKGRVDHRRWSEVSDFLAIQHAEAKWWRDASIAYFQSVSGRPLPAGVAAPEHDLDWYKAIDSKYAPGNGK; encoded by the coding sequence ATGCGCCTGCTGTTCGTTGTGATGACGCTTTTCGCGGCGCTGATTGCCGCCGCTCCACGCACGGATGCGCGCTCGCTGCCTTCGTCCCCCCAAACCGCCACCATTCCCGCGAACGAAGACGGCTACGATCTGTGGCTACGCTATCGCCCCGTCGATCCCGCCAGCCGCCCGGCCTATGCCGCGGCCTTCGCCAGCATCGTCCGCCACGGCAACAGCCCCACGATCGACGCCGCCGTCGCCGAACTCCAGCGCGGGGCGCTCGGGATGCTCGGCCGCGAGCTTCAGGTGTCCGAAGAAGACGCCCTGGGCGGCGCGGTCATCATCGGCACGCCCGCCACGTCGCGTTTCGTCGCCAGCCTGAAACTGCCGCTGGCCGGGCTGGGCGCCGAAGGCTTCGCGATCCGCTCCGTCGCGATGCATGGCCGCGTCTCCATCGTGATCGCTGCCAACAGCGACATCGGCGTGCTCTACGGCGTGTTCCGCTTCCTCCAGCAGATCCAGACCCGTCAGAAGCTGAACGGCATCGACATCACCGACAGCCCGAAGCTTCAGGTCCGCATCCTCAATCACTGGGACAATCTCGATCGCTATGTCGAGCGCGGCTATGCCGGGCAGTCGCTGTGGGACTGGCAGAAGCTGCCGGGCTACAAGGACCCGCGCTACACCGACTATGCCCGCGCCAATGCTTCGATCGGCATCAATGGCGTGGTGCTGACCAACGTCAACGCCAATGCCGAGATCCTCAAGCCCGAATGGCTGGTGAAGGTGAGGGCGCTGGCCGAGGTCTTCCGCCCCTATGGCATCCGCGTCTATCTGACGGCGCGCTTCTCCGCCCCGATCGAGATCGGCGGGCTGAAGACCGCCGATCCGCTCGATCCGGCGGTTGCCGCATGGTGGAAGGCCAAGGCCGACGAGATCTACCGCGTCATCCCCGATTTCGGCGGCTTCCTGGTCAAGGCCAATTCGGAGGGCCAGCCCGGCCCGGGCGACTACAAGCGCAGCCATGCCGATGGCGCCAACATGCTGGCCGATGCGGTCGCTCCGCATGGCGGCATCGTGATGTGGCGCGCCTTCGTCTATTCGGCCGAAAATGCCGAGGACCGCGCGAAGCAGGCCTATGCCGACTTCCAGCCGCTCGACGGCACGTTCCGCGACAATGTGATCGTCCAGGTCAAGAACGGCGCGATCGACTTTCAGCCGCGCGAGCCCTTCCATCCGCTGTTCGGCGCGATGCCGCGCACGCCGCTGATGATGGAATTCCAGATCACCAAGGAATATCTCGGCTTCGCGACCCACCTCGCTTACCTCGGGCCGATGTGGGAGGAAGTGCTGCAAAGCGACACCTTCCGCCCGCGAGAGGGCGTGACGGTCGCCGATACGCTCGACACGCCCGTCCGCCCCGGCGCCGTCACCGGCATGGCCGGAGTCGCCAATATCGGCACCGATCGCAACTGGTCCGGCTCGCAATTCGATCAGGCCAACTGGTACGCCTTTGGCCGCTTCGCATGGGATCCCGACAGCAAGTCGGACGCGATCGCGCGCGACTGGGCGCGGATGACGTGGAGCGACGATCCCGCCACGGTGGGCGCCATCGTCGCGATGATGGGCGGCTCGCGCGAAGCGGTGGTCGATTACATGACGCCGCTCGGTCTCGCGCACCTGATGGCGACCGGCCATCACTACGGCCCCGGCCCTTGGGTTGCGAACCTTGCCCGGCCCGAATGGAACCCGGCCTATTATCACAGGGCCGGCAAGGACGGCATCGGCTTTGACCGGACGAAAACCGGCAGCGACGCGCTGTCCCAGTACGCCGATCCGCTGGCGAAGCGCTGGGGCAATCCGGAAACCACGCCGGAAAACCTGCTGCTGTGGTTCCACCACGTCCCGTGGGACCGCAAGATGACGTCGGGCCGGACCCTGTGGGAAGAACTGCTCGCCCATTACGACCGTGGCGTCGCCTCGGTTGCGGCGATGCAGGCGCGCTGGGAGGAACAAAAGGGCAGGGTGGACCACCGCCGCTGGAGCGAAGTCAGCGACTTCCTCGCCATCCAGCACGCCGAAGCCAAATGGTGGCGCGACGCCTCGATCGCCTATTTCCAGTCGGTCTCGGGCCGCCCGCTACCGGCAGGCGTGGCCGCGCCCGAACATGACCTCGACTGGTACAAGGCGATCGACAGCAAATACGCACCGGGGAACGGGAAGTAG
- the manD gene encoding D-mannonate dehydratase ManD, translating to MAEIVSARVIVTCPGRNFVTLLIETKDGVTGIGDATLNGRELAVASYLTDHVIPCLIGRDAHRIEDIWQYLYKGAYWRRGPVTMSSIAAVDMALWDIKGKVAGLPVYQLLGGASREGCMVYGHANGADIQQTIDNALHYKEQGYKAIRIQSGVPGLAATYGVSKDRYFYEPADGSLPTESLWSTEKYLRSVPPLFEAAREALGWDVHLLHDVHHRCTPIEAARLGKDLEPYRPFWLEDATPAENQSGFRLIRQHTTCPLAVGEVFNTIWDAKQLIEEQLIDYIRATVVHAGGLTHLRRIAALADLHQIRTGCHGATDLSPVTMAAALHFGLSVPNFGVQEYMRHTDETDAVFPHAYSLSDGMMHPGDKPGLGVEIDEKLAAKYEYKRAYLPVARLEDGTMFSW from the coding sequence ATGGCTGAGATCGTTTCCGCGCGGGTGATCGTCACTTGCCCCGGCCGCAACTTCGTCACCCTGCTGATCGAAACGAAGGACGGCGTGACCGGGATCGGCGACGCGACGCTGAACGGGCGCGAGCTGGCAGTGGCGAGCTATCTGACCGACCATGTCATCCCCTGCCTGATCGGGCGCGATGCGCACCGGATCGAGGATATCTGGCAGTATCTGTACAAGGGCGCTTACTGGCGCCGCGGGCCGGTGACGATGAGTTCGATCGCCGCGGTCGACATGGCGCTGTGGGACATCAAGGGGAAGGTCGCGGGGCTGCCGGTCTATCAGCTGCTCGGCGGGGCCAGCCGCGAGGGGTGCATGGTCTATGGCCATGCCAATGGCGCGGACATCCAGCAGACGATCGACAATGCGCTCCATTACAAGGAGCAGGGATACAAGGCGATCCGGATCCAGTCGGGCGTGCCCGGGCTGGCGGCGACCTATGGCGTATCGAAGGACCGCTATTTCTACGAGCCGGCCGACGGGTCGCTGCCGACCGAGAGCCTGTGGTCGACCGAGAAGTATCTCCGCTCCGTGCCGCCCTTGTTCGAAGCGGCGCGCGAGGCGCTGGGGTGGGACGTGCATCTGCTGCACGACGTGCATCATCGCTGCACCCCGATCGAAGCGGCGCGGCTGGGCAAGGATCTGGAGCCATACCGCCCCTTCTGGCTGGAAGATGCGACTCCGGCGGAGAACCAGTCGGGCTTCCGCCTGATCCGCCAACATACCACCTGCCCGCTGGCGGTAGGCGAAGTGTTCAACACGATCTGGGATGCCAAGCAGCTGATCGAGGAACAGCTGATCGACTATATCCGCGCCACCGTGGTCCATGCCGGGGGGCTGACCCATTTGCGGCGGATCGCGGCGCTGGCCGATCTGCACCAGATCCGCACCGGCTGTCACGGCGCGACCGATCTGTCGCCGGTGACGATGGCGGCGGCGCTGCATTTCGGACTCTCGGTGCCCAATTTCGGGGTGCAGGAATATATGCGCCACACCGACGAAACCGATGCGGTGTTCCCCCATGCCTACAGCCTGAGCGACGGGATGATGCATCCCGGCGACAAGCCCGGACTGGGCGTGGAGATCGATGAGAAACTGGCCGCGAAGTACGAGTACAAGCGGGCCTACCTGCCCGTCGCGCGGCTGGAAGACGGAACAATGTTCAGCTGGTGA
- a CDS encoding endo-1,4-beta-xylanase, whose amino-acid sequence MTGLTRREMLAAGAATAAMTMGGTAMARAAASGLDTIAKTRGMRFGSAVAFGAPGADRGSFANPAYAAILERDCGLLVPENELKWQWTRHTQDYDFRQFDAIVDYASAKGFRTRGHTLFWAPQKWFPEWLVKHDFGPQPAKAAETMLADHVRTVCKRYGAKIYSYDVVNEAVEPSTGALRDTVVTRAFGSGEAMLDLMFHTARAEAPHAELVYNDYMSWERGTEDETHIAGVLKLLEGFRKRGTPVDTLGIQSHIRLLKDKPVAEIVKESEGPWRHFLDAAVAMGYKLVITEFDVNDKKAPTDIAARDIMVADYAKAYLDVMFSYPQLKDVLAWGMVDKYSWLTGFDPRADKTMTRGCPYDAEFKAKPLHAAIGAAFAGAPAR is encoded by the coding sequence ATGACCGGACTGACGCGCCGCGAGATGCTGGCGGCTGGAGCCGCGACGGCAGCGATGACGATGGGCGGCACCGCGATGGCGCGGGCGGCGGCTTCGGGGCTGGACACGATCGCCAAGACCAGGGGAATGCGCTTCGGCTCGGCGGTGGCGTTCGGCGCGCCGGGGGCGGATCGGGGGAGCTTCGCCAATCCGGCCTATGCCGCGATCCTCGAGCGCGATTGCGGGCTGCTGGTCCCGGAGAACGAGCTGAAGTGGCAATGGACCCGCCACACGCAGGACTATGACTTCCGCCAGTTCGACGCGATCGTCGATTATGCGAGCGCGAAGGGCTTCAGGACGCGCGGACACACGCTCTTCTGGGCGCCGCAGAAATGGTTTCCGGAATGGCTGGTGAAGCATGATTTCGGCCCGCAGCCGGCCAAGGCGGCGGAGACGATGCTGGCGGATCACGTCCGCACCGTGTGCAAGCGCTACGGCGCCAAAATCTATTCGTACGATGTGGTCAACGAAGCGGTGGAGCCATCGACCGGGGCGCTGCGCGACACGGTGGTGACGCGGGCGTTCGGCAGCGGCGAAGCGATGCTCGACCTGATGTTCCACACCGCCCGCGCCGAGGCGCCCCATGCCGAGCTGGTCTATAACGACTATATGAGCTGGGAGCGCGGCACCGAGGACGAGACGCATATCGCGGGCGTGCTCAAGCTGCTGGAGGGGTTCCGCAAGCGCGGGACGCCGGTGGATACGCTGGGCATCCAGTCGCATATCCGGCTGCTGAAGGACAAACCCGTCGCCGAGATCGTGAAGGAGTCCGAGGGGCCGTGGCGGCATTTCCTCGATGCGGCGGTGGCGATGGGCTACAAGCTGGTCATCACCGAGTTCGACGTGAACGACAAGAAGGCGCCGACCGACATCGCCGCGCGCGACATCATGGTCGCCGATTACGCCAAGGCATATCTGGACGTGATGTTCTCGTACCCGCAACTCAAGGATGTGCTCGCCTGGGGGATGGTCGACAAATATAGCTGGCTGACCGGCTTCGATCCGCGCGCGGACAAGACCATGACGCGCGGCTGTCCCTATGATGCCGAGTTCAAAGCGAAGCCGCTGCACGCGGCGATCGGAGCGGCGTTCGCGGGCGCGCCGGCGCGGTAG
- a CDS encoding patatin-like phospholipase family protein, giving the protein MRRIIASMVLGLLLAGCAGHGTLNIDCPPFDKYKHDVPYSALEKEIHGIGRPGPTAPPRPRDNDMLERMEGATKPADAGLESLPGRPRPPLPAVLMLSGGGQWGAFGAGFLDQMRLNRTLPDATFISGISTGGLQALFVSIGTPEAYAALLKAYAPAEESEVVDRGGFLRVVLTGSMAGLKPLRARIEAALCPDAIIGDPAKPCALDALRAMMGPDGKQTKYVLIGFVEAASGRFQYVDVVELAQLPRREARTCITAAALASAAMPVNFQPVQINGVTYYDGGVRASVFEANVAASATAVSEEAGPGEAPPPTPRRVPQFPIYVVRNGPTTVEPDAEINGKGGAIDAAQRAEQILVNQMEVSSIAVIRIEHPVGPLRMVSADGWKEVPCVKPGGGVMFAPEFMKCLTRLGRMKANGPQPWIELSNLSLRPRR; this is encoded by the coding sequence ATGCGCAGGATAATCGCGTCGATGGTGCTCGGGCTGCTGCTGGCCGGATGCGCGGGTCATGGCACGCTGAACATCGATTGCCCGCCCTTCGACAAGTACAAGCATGACGTGCCCTATTCGGCGCTGGAGAAGGAGATCCACGGCATCGGCCGACCGGGTCCGACCGCGCCGCCGCGCCCGCGCGACAATGACATGCTGGAGCGGATGGAGGGCGCGACCAAGCCGGCGGATGCAGGGCTGGAGAGCCTGCCCGGACGGCCACGCCCTCCCCTGCCCGCGGTGCTGATGCTGTCGGGCGGCGGGCAATGGGGCGCGTTCGGCGCGGGCTTCCTCGATCAGATGCGGCTGAACCGGACTTTGCCCGACGCGACCTTCATCAGCGGGATCAGCACCGGCGGATTGCAGGCGCTGTTCGTGTCGATCGGCACGCCCGAGGCCTATGCGGCGCTGCTGAAAGCCTATGCCCCGGCGGAGGAAAGCGAGGTGGTGGACCGGGGCGGGTTCCTGCGCGTGGTGCTGACCGGATCGATGGCGGGGCTGAAACCGCTGAGGGCCCGGATCGAAGCGGCGCTATGTCCCGACGCGATTATCGGCGACCCCGCCAAGCCGTGTGCGCTCGACGCCCTCCGCGCGATGATGGGGCCGGACGGAAAACAGACCAAATATGTGCTGATCGGCTTTGTCGAGGCAGCGAGCGGGCGGTTCCAATATGTCGATGTGGTCGAGCTGGCGCAGTTGCCGCGGCGCGAGGCGCGGACCTGCATCACCGCCGCGGCGCTGGCTTCGGCGGCGATGCCGGTCAATTTCCAGCCGGTGCAGATCAACGGCGTGACCTATTATGACGGCGGCGTGCGCGCTTCGGTGTTCGAAGCCAATGTCGCGGCATCGGCAACGGCAGTGAGCGAGGAGGCGGGGCCGGGCGAAGCGCCTCCGCCCACCCCGCGTCGCGTACCGCAGTTCCCCATCTATGTCGTGCGCAACGGGCCGACCACGGTCGAGCCGGACGCGGAGATCAACGGCAAGGGGGGCGCGATCGACGCGGCGCAGCGCGCCGAGCAGATTCTGGTCAACCAGATGGAAGTCAGCTCGATCGCGGTGATCCGGATCGAGCATCCGGTGGGGCCGCTGCGCATGGTGAGCGCGGACGGATGGAAGGAAGTGCCGTGCGTGAAACCCGGCGGCGGGGTGATGTTCGCGCCCGAATTCATGAAATGCCTCACCCGGCTGGGGCGGATGAAGGCGAACGGGCCGCAGCCGTGGATCGAACTGTCGAATCTGTCGCTTCGTCCGCGACGATGA
- a CDS encoding bifunctional aminoglycoside phosphotransferase/ATP-binding protein — protein MSVPPDMLMSEVAERRDLDHALLMRLADRVSALHAAAAVLPGGGAGAIRATLPMQRAELARYGEHLNERAAAGRFRRGHGALRLDHIALTEAGPEPFGSQDVGIDILFDLANLLEDLWCRGLGQAANVVANRYVDVLPQGARGWALLPLFLSIRANDVDLLADSPPRLLAIGGLSGTGKSTLARALGGLMGRAPGARVLRSDVFRKRIMGLPPEARLPPSHYTAQSDAETWEALFESADDHLSCGTSVIIDAVFMRRSERDVVEMLADRARVPFTGLWLEAPERDRIARVNARSGDASDAGAEVVREQSRRSVGELYGWHRMRVNRPPETVIAAARAVIDRTRR, from the coding sequence ATGAGTGTCCCGCCCGACATGTTGATGAGCGAAGTCGCCGAGCGGCGGGATCTGGATCATGCGCTGCTGATGCGGCTGGCGGACCGGGTTTCGGCGCTGCATGCCGCCGCGGCGGTGCTGCCGGGCGGTGGTGCGGGGGCGATCCGCGCGACCCTGCCGATGCAGCGCGCGGAGCTGGCGCGATATGGCGAGCATCTGAACGAGCGTGCGGCGGCGGGGCGGTTCCGGCGCGGACATGGCGCGTTGCGCCTGGATCATATCGCGCTGACCGAAGCAGGTCCGGAGCCGTTCGGATCGCAGGACGTGGGAATCGATATCCTCTTCGATCTCGCCAATCTGCTCGAGGATCTGTGGTGCCGGGGGCTGGGCCAGGCAGCGAACGTCGTGGCCAATCGCTATGTCGACGTGCTGCCGCAGGGCGCGCGCGGATGGGCGCTGCTGCCGCTGTTCCTGTCGATCCGCGCCAATGACGTGGATTTGCTGGCCGACTCTCCGCCCCGGCTGCTGGCGATCGGCGGGCTTTCGGGCACCGGCAAGAGCACGCTGGCGCGCGCGCTGGGCGGGCTGATGGGCCGTGCGCCGGGCGCGCGGGTGCTGCGCAGCGACGTGTTCCGCAAGCGGATCATGGGCCTGCCCCCCGAGGCGCGGCTGCCCCCGTCGCACTATACCGCGCAGAGCGATGCCGAGACGTGGGAAGCGCTGTTCGAATCGGCCGACGACCATCTGTCGTGCGGCACCAGCGTGATCATCGACGCAGTGTTCATGCGCCGCAGCGAGCGCGATGTGGTGGAGATGCTGGCCGATCGCGCGCGGGTGCCGTTCACCGGGCTGTGGCTGGAAGCGCCCGAGCGCGACCGGATCGCGCGAGTCAACGCCCGGTCAGGCGATGCCTCCGACGCCGGCGCCGAAGTGGTGCGCGAGCAATCGCGGCGTTCGGTAGGCGAGCTGTATGGCTGGCACCGGATGCGCGTGAACCGCCCGCCCGAAACTGTGATCGCCGCCGCTCGCGCGGTGATTGACCGGACGCGGCGTTAG
- a CDS encoding metalloregulator ArsR/SmtB family transcription factor, translated as MKYELIEAADRASVFLKALSGRSRLLLLCHLWEGEKSVGELARLTNSRDTAVSQQLALLRRQGMVTARRSGQTIFYSLTSDEVVQILEALQGMFGGAEAEREVEPA; from the coding sequence GTGAAGTACGAGTTGATTGAAGCCGCCGACCGCGCCTCTGTGTTTCTAAAGGCACTGTCCGGCCGTAGCCGCCTGTTGTTGCTTTGCCACTTGTGGGAAGGCGAGAAGTCCGTCGGGGAACTGGCCCGGCTGACCAATTCTCGCGATACCGCAGTCTCGCAGCAGCTTGCCCTTCTCCGTCGACAGGGCATGGTCACCGCACGCCGTTCGGGCCAGACGATCTTCTATTCGCTGACCAGCGACGAAGTCGTCCAGATCCTCGAAGCATTGCAGGGCATGTTCGGCGGCGCCGAAGCCGAGCGCGAAGTCGAACCCGCCTGA